A region from the bacterium genome encodes:
- a CDS encoding class I SAM-dependent methyltransferase, producing MSHREFFERLAEDWDQRQIEETKLKKIIEIANIGRGEKILDVGSGTGLLFPLLREIESDVVAVDISFNMLKKAIKKSSHSVLCIQGDASALPLMNALFDRVICFASFPHFAHKESTLREIVRVLKPSGKILIAHSSSRESINAMHREIGGVVSNDFIPDEEEMTFLLKKVGFSDIVIVDVSDFYLADAIKSTI from the coding sequence ATGAGTCACCGTGAGTTTTTTGAAAGACTGGCTGAAGATTGGGACCAACGACAGATAGAGGAAACCAAGTTAAAGAAAATTATTGAAATAGCTAATATCGGGAGAGGTGAAAAAATTCTTGATGTCGGTAGTGGAACAGGGCTACTTTTCCCTTTATTAAGAGAAATAGAAAGTGATGTCGTAGCAGTGGATATTTCTTTTAATATGTTAAAAAAAGCAATAAAAAAGTCCTCTCATTCTGTTCTATGTATTCAAGGAGATGCAAGTGCTCTCCCTTTGATGAATGCTCTTTTTGATAGGGTTATATGCTTTGCCTCCTTTCCTCATTTCGCTCACAAAGAGAGTACACTGCGGGAAATAGTGAGAGTTTTAAAACCCAGTGGTAAGATTTTAATTGCTCATTCATCAAGTAGAGAGTCTATAAATGCTATGCATAGAGAAATTGGTGGAGTGGTGAGTAATGATTTTATCCCGGACGAAGAAGAAATGACTTTTCTGCTCAAAAAAGTTGGATTTAGTGATATTGTTATTGTTGATGTCAGTGATTTTTATTTAGCAGATGCAATTAAATCCACTATTTAA
- a CDS encoding TonB-dependent receptor, whose product MGYEITSNIGVAFTGKYFDGYKEEPLRATDPDTLISNTWNDYKRGALDLSFDGKWGTIKGLTKFYRNFGEHKFSNGWHSKDFTNGALVHSSAELFSNNELTLGAEFRQQGGERLSEQKGKWEKKEYAVFFHDELRCIREKAILSFGGRYNYDEIAGTELCPQTGLVLHLVEGTILRGLVNKGFRNPQINELYLFPSSNDKLKAERVWNYEVGLNQRLIKGVSLELAGYIMKGDNVIQLEKNPTPPSRFKFQNTGEFEFKGIETGVNIQIGNKFTGRTYYTYLNPGEKTCGRAGNKFDATIRYSQRKLTFSASGQYISKYYADDSCKAQINDYYVVNTKLIYKLLSNLRAFIGVDNLLDTEYSFYVDLPGGAAGLYRMPGRAFTLGMTFEY is encoded by the coding sequence TTGGGGTATGAGATTACAAGTAATATAGGAGTGGCTTTCACAGGTAAATACTTTGATGGCTATAAGGAAGAGCCGCTCCGAGCAACTGACCCGGATACTCTTATCTCAAATACTTGGAATGACTATAAAAGAGGAGCATTAGATTTGAGTTTTGATGGCAAGTGGGGAACTATTAAGGGATTAACTAAGTTTTATCGCAACTTTGGTGAACATAAATTTTCCAATGGCTGGCACTCCAAGGACTTTACAAATGGTGCATTAGTTCACAGTTCAGCAGAATTATTTTCAAATAATGAACTTACTCTGGGAGCAGAATTCAGACAGCAAGGTGGAGAGAGACTTTCAGAGCAAAAGGGGAAATGGGAAAAGAAAGAATATGCAGTATTTTTCCATGATGAACTCCGATGTATCAGAGAGAAAGCAATTCTCAGTTTTGGGGGTAGATACAACTATGATGAGATTGCAGGAACTGAACTTTGTCCACAAACTGGATTAGTTTTACATTTAGTAGAAGGCACTATTCTGCGAGGATTGGTGAACAAAGGGTTTAGGAACCCACAAATTAATGAACTGTATTTGTTTCCCTCATCTAATGATAAACTTAAAGCAGAAAGAGTTTGGAACTATGAGGTAGGACTTAATCAGCGTCTCATAAAAGGAGTAAGTCTTGAACTCGCAGGTTACATTATGAAAGGGGATAATGTTATTCAACTTGAAAAAAATCCCACTCCACCTTCAAGGTTTAAGTTTCAGAATACAGGTGAGTTTGAATTTAAAGGGATAGAGACTGGTGTGAATATACAGATTGGTAATAAGTTCACGGGCCGAACTTATTATACTTATCTTAACCCGGGTGAAAAGACCTGTGGCAGAGCAGGGAATAAATTTGATGCGACGATAAGATACTCACAAAGAAAGCTTACTTTCTCTGCCTCCGGTCAATATATTAGCAAATACTATGCGGATGACAGTTGTAAAGCACAGATTAATGATTATTATGTGGTCAACACTAAACTCATTTATAAACTCCTCTCTAATCTTCGTGCTTTTATTGGGGTTGATAATCTACTGGATACAGAATACTCTTTTTATGTTGACCTTCCCGGTGGAGCGGCGGGTCTTTATCGAATGCCAGGAAGAGCATTTACTTTGGGAATGACATTTGAATATTAA
- a CDS encoding metal ABC transporter permease, which yields MFEVLQYKFIQKALLAGLFGGAGCGVIGVWIILLGIPFVGVAMSHAAFAGAIFGLLFNINPLFMAILFALVSSALVGPVAEKADIDINISLGIIFSILLGIAFLGMGLLKGPKTEALNFIWGNILLLSKSNLILLITIVTLKSFCS from the coding sequence ATGTTTGAAGTATTGCAATATAAGTTTATACAGAAGGCACTGCTTGCAGGATTATTTGGTGGGGCGGGTTGCGGAGTCATCGGCGTATGGATAATACTCTTAGGCATACCATTTGTTGGAGTTGCTATGTCGCATGCGGCATTTGCGGGTGCAATATTTGGACTTCTTTTTAATATTAATCCACTCTTTATGGCTATACTTTTTGCGCTTGTTTCATCCGCTCTCGTTGGACCGGTAGCCGAGAAAGCAGATATTGACATCAATATCTCGCTTGGAATAATTTTCTCTATTTTATTAGGAATTGCGTTTTTAGGAATGGGGCTACTTAAAGGACCGAAGACAGAAGCTTTGAATTTTATCTGGGGTAATATTTTGCTACTATCAAAAAGTAATCTTATCCTTTTAATAACAATAGTCACTTTAAAATCTTTCTGTTCTTAA
- a CDS encoding metal ABC transporter permease: protein MFKDISAILFNREIACAVGIPEKIIFYTMLFLSGMTVALSLNTIGGLLIFSLIVNPPSAAYQLTYNLKIMFVLSAIFGVGSCMLGLVFSYIFNVPTGAVVIIVSSVIFGLSLIFSPKRRVKSYESP, encoded by the coding sequence TTGTTTAAAGATATTTCAGCTATTCTCTTTAATAGAGAGATTGCTTGTGCGGTCGGAATACCTGAAAAAATAATATTCTATACTATGCTCTTTCTCTCAGGAATGACAGTAGCCTTGAGTTTAAATACTATAGGCGGACTTTTAATATTTAGTCTTATAGTTAATCCACCATCCGCAGCATACCAATTAACTTATAATTTAAAGATTATGTTCGTTTTATCGGCAATCTTTGGTGTAGGGTCTTGTATGTTAGGACTCGTATTTTCTTATATTTTTAATGTTCCGACAGGAGCTGTAGTTATCATTGTCTCGTCGGTGATTTTTGGCTTAAGCCTGATCTTTTCTCCCAAAAGGAGGGTTAAAAGTTATGAGTCACCGTGA
- a CDS encoding ABC transporter ATP-binding protein produces MNNVIEIKDLTVSYRENVALKSISLDIKKGTFISVIGPNGAGKTTLLTAINGLGKILSGTVKIFGRAITPYNVSYIRKKIGYMPQKLAIDPRFPISVEDTIKIGRFGRVGIFRKLSYRDKEIVQSAMKVAGIENLAKRPIGHLSGGEGQKVALARVLAQEPEIMLLDEPTANLDPKSQSEIINVLDKIYEKQKITIIFVTHILSHIPSSCKEAVLMKKGSIIWNGEVGMINKELLSNLYDYPVTNVVDAGQEIRIYP; encoded by the coding sequence GTGAATAATGTTATAGAGATAAAGGACCTCACTGTTTCCTATCGGGAGAATGTAGCGCTAAAGAGTATAAGTTTAGATATAAAAAAAGGAACTTTTATTTCAGTTATCGGTCCTAATGGAGCAGGTAAGACAACACTACTAACAGCAATCAATGGATTGGGTAAAATTCTATCGGGGACGGTCAAAATCTTCGGCAGAGCCATAACTCCATACAATGTATCTTATATTCGCAAGAAAATTGGCTATATGCCTCAAAAATTAGCTATTGACCCCCGCTTTCCTATATCAGTAGAGGATACGATAAAGATTGGAAGATTTGGTAGAGTTGGTATATTTCGGAAGTTAAGTTATAGAGATAAAGAGATTGTTCAATCTGCGATGAAGGTTGCAGGAATAGAGAATTTGGCAAAGAGACCAATCGGTCATCTTTCTGGTGGTGAGGGGCAAAAGGTAGCATTAGCTCGTGTTTTAGCCCAGGAGCCGGAAATTATGTTATTAGATGAACCAACGGCTAATTTAGACCCTAAATCTCAATCAGAGATTATTAACGTGCTGGATAAAATATATGAGAAGCAAAAAATAACGATTATATTTGTAACTCATATATTGAGTCATATTCCAAGTTCTTGTAAAGAGGCAGTTCTAATGAAGAAAGGTTCGATCATATGGAATGGTGAGGTTGGAATGATTAATAAAGAACTTCTTTCTAATCTTTATGATTACCCTGTAACAAATGTTGTAGATGCAGGTCAGGAGATCCGCATCTACCCTTGA
- a CDS encoding metal ABC transporter substrate-binding protein, whose product MNIKPVFLIFLLVGCSREPNTPSLKIGATTSLIGVILQEIGKEKVDVVTIVPSGMCPGHFDVKPGDIKDLQDAKVIMSHGYEEWIENLLNSMNIVNKPLRIEGNWMVPEVHKIAAKEITKILTEISPENTNFYLDNLTDYEKLIDSFALEVSESTNTFKGIKVICSEHQAEFLEWLGFNIITTYGRPEELTPKEILNIVNIGKKEQVDIVVDNLQSGGKGSREIANEISARYTVLTNFPLDKSYIKALRENINKLVQAISE is encoded by the coding sequence TTGAATATTAAACCTGTCTTTCTAATATTCCTACTCGTTGGTTGTAGTAGAGAACCAAATACGCCTTCACTAAAGATAGGAGCTACTACTTCACTGATAGGTGTTATTTTACAGGAAATAGGCAAAGAGAAAGTTGATGTTGTGACTATTGTTCCATCTGGAATGTGTCCCGGGCATTTTGATGTTAAGCCGGGTGATATAAAAGATTTGCAAGATGCAAAAGTTATAATGAGTCATGGATATGAAGAATGGATAGAGAATCTTTTAAATTCTATGAACATAGTGAATAAACCTTTGAGAATTGAAGGTAATTGGATGGTTCCTGAAGTTCATAAAATTGCAGCTAAAGAAATAACTAAGATACTGACAGAGATTAGTCCGGAGAACACAAATTTTTATCTGGATAACTTAACTGATTATGAGAAGTTAATTGATTCTTTTGCTTTGGAAGTGAGTGAGTCCACTAACACTTTTAAAGGTATAAAAGTTATCTGTTCTGAACACCAAGCAGAGTTTTTAGAATGGCTCGGATTTAATATAATTACTACTTATGGGAGACCAGAAGAGCTAACTCCCAAGGAAATATTGAACATAGTAAATATAGGAAAAAAGGAGCAAGTGGATATAGTGGTTGATAACTTACAGAGTGGGGGGAAGGGCAGTAGAGAAATAGCAAATGAAATTTCTGCAAGGTATACGGTTCTCACTAATTTCCCTTTAGATAAATCTTACATTAAAGCTTTGAGAGAAAATATAAATAAGCTTGTGCAAGCGATAAGTGAATAA